One region of Catenuloplanes indicus genomic DNA includes:
- a CDS encoding carboxylesterase/lipase family protein, with protein sequence MSTEIPDVRVKGGVVRGRIDHGTPAYLGIPYAAPPFGGHRMRPPRPAEPWDGVRDATAYGPTAPKSDFPPSLRQFFADPAVPGDDCLNLNVWTPDPAADGLPVLVWIHGGSFTSGSGSVVGCRGSAFARDGVVCVTINYRLQAEGFLHTGDDGSNVGLLDQIAALEWVRDNIASFGGDPAKVTVAGQSAGAMSIAALLAMPTAEGLFRGAITQSGAAWHTLDARTGLRVAGLLAAELGVAPERAAIAAVPPGRVLAATERVAAAIGSPAEWGHVAVTGLPFAPVVDGTVLPRHPLDAIADGASRGVALLTGTTAEEARLPLVASGAITHLDEAAAVAGAARFGVHAATVAAACAKPGVSPGDVLAAIVTEHAYTRPAVQLAEARGADAPTWMYRFDHRSAAAGGLLGAAHAVDIPFVFDTMDTPDGALLMGGRTAPEAAAVVHAAWVRFVSDLDPGWAPYRPGTRTTMVFGPRTGTIDLAARGTG encoded by the coding sequence GTGAGCACCGAAATACCGGACGTGCGAGTCAAGGGCGGCGTTGTCCGTGGCCGGATCGACCACGGCACGCCGGCCTACCTCGGCATCCCGTACGCGGCACCGCCGTTCGGCGGGCACCGGATGCGCCCGCCCCGGCCGGCCGAGCCGTGGGACGGTGTCCGCGACGCCACCGCTTACGGGCCGACCGCGCCGAAGAGCGATTTCCCACCGTCGTTGCGGCAGTTCTTCGCCGATCCGGCCGTGCCCGGCGACGACTGCCTGAACCTCAATGTCTGGACGCCCGACCCGGCCGCGGACGGCCTCCCCGTGCTCGTCTGGATCCACGGCGGCAGCTTCACCAGCGGCTCCGGGTCGGTGGTGGGGTGTCGCGGCTCCGCCTTCGCGCGGGACGGCGTGGTGTGCGTGACGATCAACTACCGGTTGCAGGCCGAGGGCTTCCTGCACACCGGCGACGACGGCAGCAACGTGGGCCTGCTCGACCAGATCGCCGCGCTGGAATGGGTGCGCGACAACATCGCCTCGTTCGGCGGCGACCCCGCCAAGGTCACCGTCGCGGGCCAGTCGGCCGGCGCGATGAGCATCGCCGCGCTGCTGGCGATGCCCACGGCCGAGGGTCTGTTCCGCGGCGCGATCACCCAGAGCGGCGCGGCCTGGCACACGCTGGACGCGCGGACCGGGCTGCGAGTGGCCGGGCTGCTGGCAGCCGAACTCGGTGTGGCTCCGGAGCGGGCGGCGATCGCCGCCGTTCCGCCCGGCCGGGTACTGGCGGCCACGGAACGGGTGGCGGCCGCGATCGGGTCACCGGCCGAGTGGGGCCACGTCGCGGTCACCGGGTTGCCGTTCGCGCCGGTCGTGGACGGCACCGTGCTGCCCCGCCATCCGCTGGACGCGATCGCCGACGGCGCGAGCCGGGGCGTCGCGCTCCTGACCGGCACCACAGCGGAGGAGGCCCGCCTGCCCCTGGTCGCGTCCGGCGCGATCACGCATCTCGACGAGGCCGCGGCAGTCGCCGGCGCGGCCCGGTTCGGCGTGCACGCGGCCACGGTCGCCGCCGCGTGCGCGAAGCCGGGCGTCTCACCGGGCGACGTCCTCGCGGCGATCGTGACCGAACACGCGTATACACGCCCGGCCGTCCAGCTCGCGGAGGCCCGCGGCGCGGACGCTCCCACCTGGATGTATCGCTTCGATCACCGGTCCGCGGCGGCGGGCGGACTGCTGGGCGCGGCGCATGCCGTGGACATCCCGTTCGTGTTCGACACGATGGACACACCGGACGGCGCGCTGTTGATGGGTGGGAGAACGGCACCGGAGGCGGCCGCCGTGGTGCACGCGGCCTGGGTGCGGTTCGTCAGCGACCTCGATCCCGGCTGGGCGCCGTACCGGCCCGGCACCCGGACCACCATGGTCTTCGGCCCGCGTACCGGCACGATCGACCTCGCCGCACGAGGAACCGGCTGA
- a CDS encoding ABC transporter ATP-binding protein, producing the protein MIRALATALGPAHAAPLRRLLVLTAAAAAAQGLAYALLVPLLYAVLGSRPAGALPWLAAFAAAVAGYGALTWSAQTRAFRLGSDVARALHHRLGEKIIELPLGWFSPARTGQLSRLAGQSVPQLMNVPAHLLRPVVTAAITPAVVAVTLLVVEPRLGAAVAVTVPLLAVVLRAADRAVARADADRHRRADEVAARLVEFAQAQPVLRAYGRTAREHRLLDDALVAQAAADRAMLRHVIPALTGFGFAVRALLGGVLLAGTNLVLGGSLDVPVLLAVLVLTVRLTEPLGTAAEYGAALRLANGRLSTLDDVLTAATLPAPDQPRTPRSAEVVLDDVHFGYDGRPVLAGVSFTLPERGMTALVGPSGAGKSTVARLLARFWDVDAGAIRIGGVDVRQMATADLMSRVAFVFQDVYLFDGTLAGNIRLGRADATDEEVRAAAAAAGLGDLLDRLDDPVGEGGTALSGGQRQRVSIARALLKNAPIVVLDEATAALDPETAAAVQTAVHALARRTTLLVIAHRLETVRAADQILVLRDGVITERGRHDDLVGAGGTYASFWHDRTAAEGWRLVG; encoded by the coding sequence ATGATCCGCGCCCTGGCCACCGCGCTCGGCCCGGCCCACGCCGCACCACTGCGCCGTCTGCTGGTGCTCACCGCCGCCGCCGCGGCCGCGCAAGGGCTCGCGTACGCGCTGCTGGTCCCACTGCTGTACGCCGTGCTCGGCTCGCGCCCGGCCGGCGCGCTGCCCTGGCTCGCCGCGTTCGCCGCCGCGGTCGCCGGGTACGGCGCACTCACCTGGTCGGCGCAGACCCGTGCGTTCCGGCTCGGCAGCGACGTGGCCCGGGCGCTGCACCACCGGCTCGGTGAGAAGATCATCGAGTTGCCGCTGGGCTGGTTCTCCCCCGCCCGCACCGGACAGCTGAGCCGGCTCGCCGGGCAGAGCGTGCCGCAGCTGATGAACGTGCCCGCCCACCTGCTGCGACCGGTCGTCACCGCCGCGATCACCCCGGCCGTCGTCGCGGTGACGCTGCTGGTGGTGGAGCCGCGACTGGGCGCCGCGGTCGCGGTGACGGTCCCGCTGCTGGCCGTGGTCCTGCGGGCCGCCGACCGAGCGGTGGCACGTGCCGATGCGGACCGGCACCGCCGTGCGGACGAGGTCGCGGCCCGCCTCGTGGAGTTCGCACAGGCCCAGCCGGTGCTGCGGGCGTACGGCCGCACCGCCCGGGAGCACCGGCTGCTCGACGACGCGCTCGTCGCGCAGGCCGCCGCGGACCGGGCGATGCTGCGCCACGTGATCCCCGCACTGACCGGCTTCGGCTTCGCGGTCCGCGCGCTGCTCGGCGGCGTCCTGCTGGCCGGCACGAACCTGGTGCTGGGCGGCTCGCTGGACGTACCGGTGCTGCTGGCCGTGCTGGTGCTCACCGTGCGGCTGACCGAACCGCTGGGTACCGCCGCCGAGTACGGTGCCGCACTGCGCCTGGCCAACGGCCGGCTCAGCACGCTCGACGACGTGCTCACGGCCGCCACCCTGCCGGCACCGGACCAGCCGCGAACGCCACGATCCGCCGAGGTCGTCCTCGACGACGTCCACTTCGGGTACGACGGCCGTCCGGTGCTGGCCGGGGTCAGCTTCACGCTGCCGGAGCGTGGGATGACCGCACTGGTCGGACCGTCCGGCGCCGGCAAGTCCACCGTGGCGCGGCTGCTGGCCCGCTTCTGGGACGTCGACGCCGGCGCGATACGCATCGGTGGCGTCGACGTGCGTCAGATGGCCACGGCGGACCTGATGTCCCGGGTGGCGTTCGTCTTCCAGGACGTGTATCTGTTCGACGGCACGCTGGCCGGCAACATCCGGCTCGGCCGGGCCGACGCCACCGACGAGGAGGTCCGGGCCGCCGCGGCCGCCGCCGGCCTCGGCGATCTGCTCGATCGGCTGGACGACCCGGTCGGTGAGGGCGGCACGGCACTGTCCGGCGGGCAGCGGCAGCGGGTGTCGATCGCCCGCGCACTGCTGAAGAACGCGCCGATCGTGGTGCTGGACGAGGCGACCGCGGCCCTGGACCCGGAGACCGCGGCGGCGGTGCAGACCGCGGTGCACGCGCTGGCCCGGCGCACGACGCTGCTCGTGATCGCGCACCGGCTGGAGACGGTCCGGGCCGCCGACCAGATCCTCGTGCTCCGCGACGGCGTCATCACCGAACGCGGCCGGCACGACGACCTGGTCGGCGCGGGCGGCACGTACGCATCGTTCTGGCACGACCGGACCGCCGCCGAAGGGTGGCGGCTCGTCGGCTGA
- a CDS encoding Fur family transcriptional regulator: MTTDGARSRRQIRHRAEIGAVLRDSSEFLGAQRIHAELRRRDVPIGLTTVYRAMQALAEEGAVDATRTATGEQVYRYCSPRHHHHLMCRDCARVVEVEGPAIEQWTTAIARQHGFAQVNHSVELLGTCPDCAAAR; encoded by the coding sequence ATGACGACCGACGGCGCCCGGTCACGGCGGCAGATCCGGCACCGGGCCGAGATAGGCGCGGTGCTACGGGACAGCAGCGAGTTCCTCGGCGCCCAGCGCATCCACGCCGAGCTGCGCAGACGTGACGTCCCCATCGGTCTCACCACGGTGTATCGCGCCATGCAGGCGCTCGCCGAGGAGGGCGCGGTCGACGCCACCCGCACCGCCACCGGCGAACAGGTCTACCGGTACTGCAGCCCGCGCCACCATCACCACCTGATGTGCCGCGACTGCGCCCGCGTCGTGGAGGTCGAGGGCCCCGCCATCGAGCAGTGGACCACCGCGATCGCGCGGCAGCACGGCTTCGCTCAGGTCAACCACAGCGTCGAGCTCCTCGGCACCTGCCCGGACTGCGCGGCGGCCCGGTGA
- a CDS encoding class I SAM-dependent methyltransferase, producing the protein MATDFYSTSGEFYEMVADRHVRTSAGPLTTALRGVDPALGPVVEIGAGTGQLTRLIAGRLPAAEIVAVEPATPMRAVLTSRVLGEPDLRRRVTVVAGAAPDLVLPDRISAVVAFGVLGHLGDGDRARLWDLLRPRLPAGAPVVVELMGGHRARRIEPIRMLRETIGAQTYEWWTSAEVAGPRLMRWRTTWKVFSGHEVVRTVEDAYDWTTLSLEDLAAESGMTARHLGGSGVPGSPEIGVLVR; encoded by the coding sequence ATGGCTACCGACTTCTACAGCACGTCCGGCGAGTTCTACGAGATGGTCGCGGACCGGCACGTGCGCACCAGCGCCGGGCCACTGACCACGGCGCTGCGCGGCGTCGATCCCGCGCTCGGGCCGGTGGTGGAGATCGGCGCGGGCACCGGGCAGCTGACCCGGCTGATCGCCGGCCGGCTGCCGGCCGCCGAGATCGTCGCGGTGGAACCGGCCACCCCGATGCGCGCGGTGCTGACCAGCCGGGTGCTCGGCGAGCCGGACCTGCGCCGCCGGGTCACGGTGGTGGCCGGGGCGGCCCCGGATCTGGTGCTGCCGGACCGGATCAGCGCGGTGGTCGCGTTCGGCGTGCTCGGCCATCTCGGCGACGGTGACCGGGCCCGGCTGTGGGACCTGCTGCGCCCGCGGCTGCCGGCCGGTGCGCCGGTGGTGGTGGAGCTGATGGGCGGGCACCGGGCCCGGCGGATCGAGCCGATCCGCATGCTGCGCGAGACGATCGGGGCGCAGACGTACGAGTGGTGGACGTCGGCCGAGGTCGCCGGGCCGAGGCTGATGCGGTGGCGGACCACGTGGAAGGTGTTCTCCGGCCATGAGGTGGTCCGCACCGTGGAGGACGCCTACGACTGGACGACGCTCAGCCTGGAGGACCTGGCCGCGGAGTCCGGGATGACCGCCCGGCACCTCGGCGGCTCCGGCGTGCCGGGCTCGCCGGAGATCGGCGTGCTGGTGCGCTGA
- a CDS encoding thioesterase II family protein, producing MRIFCFPHAGGSASAFRSWRGLFPAQATLVPVQYPGRENRFSEPLIDDMPRLVDTLMSELPLTAGPFVLLGHSMGAAVAYETAQELRRRGLPGPDRLVACARQAPTAHRPGTVHHGDDEALVAELHRLGGTPPEVLADPYLRRAVLDVVRNDYRLAETYTARPAPPLDCPVSVFTGDADPECDAADAAGWSAVARTPAEVTVFPGNHFFLFPQRRAVVAALMSALALPTAAATAWPSTP from the coding sequence GTGCGCATTTTTTGCTTTCCGCACGCCGGCGGTAGCGCCAGCGCGTTTCGGTCGTGGCGAGGGCTTTTCCCGGCGCAGGCCACGCTTGTCCCGGTGCAGTATCCGGGCCGGGAGAACCGATTCTCCGAGCCGCTGATCGACGACATGCCGCGGCTTGTCGACACGCTCATGTCCGAGCTGCCACTGACCGCGGGCCCGTTCGTGCTCCTCGGGCACAGCATGGGCGCCGCGGTCGCGTACGAGACAGCACAGGAACTGCGTCGCCGAGGGCTTCCCGGGCCGGACCGCCTGGTCGCCTGCGCGCGCCAGGCGCCGACCGCGCACCGGCCCGGGACCGTGCACCACGGCGACGACGAGGCGCTGGTCGCCGAACTGCACCGGCTGGGCGGCACCCCGCCGGAGGTGCTGGCCGACCCGTACCTGCGCCGGGCCGTGCTGGACGTCGTGCGCAACGACTACCGGCTCGCCGAGACCTACACCGCCCGGCCCGCGCCGCCGCTGGACTGCCCGGTGTCGGTGTTCACCGGCGACGCCGACCCGGAGTGCGACGCGGCGGACGCGGCCGGCTGGTCCGCGGTGGCCCGCACGCCCGCCGAGGTGACGGTGTTCCCCGGCAACCACTTCTTCCTGTTCCCGCAGCGCCGCGCGGTGGTGGCCGCGCTGATGTCCGCGCTCGCCCTGCCGACGGCCGCCGCGACCGCGTGGCCCAGCACCCCGTAG
- a CDS encoding methyltransferase domain-containing protein, translated as MTDDYRESAEFLDLMSQQMWQALRAPVTAAMRDADPAAGPIVDLGAGSGLGVLAVAAAVPGAEIIAVEPSSGQRAALLARVAADADLRDRVTVLAATAQDAALPSRAAAVLALNMAGHLAPAERHALWAATARTLPPGAPLLTNAQPPETATAVPETVFAEIPVGRHRYEGAGRAEPSGPDRLVWHMRYRVRDADGALLREVATSYPWHVVSAAALAGELRAAGFTAEADTGGLIHAVRTPAG; from the coding sequence ATGACGGACGACTACCGCGAGTCCGCGGAGTTCCTGGACCTGATGAGCCAGCAGATGTGGCAGGCGCTGCGCGCGCCGGTGACCGCGGCGATGCGTGACGCCGACCCGGCCGCGGGCCCGATCGTCGACCTGGGCGCGGGCAGCGGTCTCGGCGTCCTGGCCGTCGCCGCTGCCGTACCCGGGGCGGAGATCATCGCGGTGGAGCCGTCATCCGGTCAGCGCGCCGCGCTGCTGGCGCGCGTGGCGGCGGACGCGGACCTGCGGGACCGGGTCACCGTGCTCGCCGCGACCGCGCAGGACGCCGCGCTGCCGTCCCGTGCCGCCGCCGTTCTCGCGCTCAACATGGCCGGCCATCTGGCGCCCGCCGAGCGGCACGCGCTCTGGGCCGCGACGGCCCGCACGCTGCCGCCCGGCGCTCCGCTGCTGACCAACGCGCAGCCGCCGGAGACGGCCACGGCGGTGCCGGAGACCGTCTTCGCCGAGATCCCGGTCGGGCGCCACCGGTACGAGGGTGCGGGGCGCGCGGAGCCGTCCGGCCCGGACCGGCTGGTGTGGCACATGCGGTACCGCGTCCGGGACGCGGACGGCGCGCTGCTGCGCGAGGTCGCCACGTCGTACCCCTGGCATGTGGTCTCCGCGGCCGCCCTGGCGGGGGAACTGCGCGCGGCCGGCTTCACCGCCGAGGCGGACACCGGCGGGCTGATCCACGCCGTCCGGACGCCGGCGGGCTGA
- a CDS encoding cytochrome P450 produces the protein MPAEKVLLPTGRPAWVVTGYEAVRALLADRRLSADVRHANFPALADGEQEVGARTRPFIRMDPPEHTAYRRMLLPEMTVRKARAMRRPVQRIVDERVDELLRHGGPVDLLTQFAHAVSSTVMCEMIGVRRADPWFRRITGALGSQQIGGGGSDARTATEGLDALFDVFDGLVTARERDLGDDLLSRLIADQLHTGAVSRDDLLATVAITVVAGRETTTSMIGLSVLALLDDDRRLWKQLDGDPALLPAAVEELLRALSVGDSIALRTATADIEVGDVVIPAGDGVIPLLAGANHDPAVFADPAVIDFTRDRRTHVAFGYGVHQCVGQNLARVELQVALGTLIDRIPGMRLDAEISALSFKHDAIAYTPDRVPVTW, from the coding sequence ATGCCGGCCGAGAAGGTCCTGCTGCCCACCGGCCGCCCGGCCTGGGTGGTGACCGGCTACGAGGCCGTCCGGGCGCTGCTGGCCGACCGGCGGCTCAGCGCGGACGTGCGGCACGCGAACTTCCCCGCGCTCGCCGACGGCGAGCAGGAGGTCGGCGCGCGCACCCGCCCGTTCATCCGGATGGACCCGCCGGAGCACACCGCGTACCGGCGGATGCTGCTGCCCGAGATGACCGTGCGCAAGGCCCGCGCGATGCGCCGCCCGGTGCAGCGCATCGTCGACGAGCGCGTCGACGAGCTGCTGCGCCACGGCGGGCCGGTCGACCTGCTCACCCAGTTCGCGCACGCGGTCTCCAGCACCGTGATGTGCGAGATGATCGGTGTGCGCCGCGCCGACCCGTGGTTCCGCCGGATCACCGGCGCGCTCGGCTCGCAGCAGATCGGTGGCGGCGGCAGCGACGCCCGCACCGCCACCGAAGGCCTCGACGCGCTGTTCGACGTGTTCGACGGCCTGGTCACCGCGCGCGAGCGGGATCTCGGCGACGACCTGCTCAGCCGGCTGATCGCCGATCAGCTGCACACCGGCGCGGTGTCCCGCGACGACCTGCTCGCCACCGTGGCCATCACCGTCGTCGCCGGCCGCGAGACGACCACCAGCATGATCGGGCTGAGCGTGCTGGCGCTGCTCGACGACGACCGGCGGCTGTGGAAGCAGCTCGACGGCGACCCCGCGCTGCTGCCGGCCGCGGTCGAGGAACTGCTGCGCGCGCTGTCGGTCGGCGACAGCATCGCGCTGCGCACCGCCACCGCGGACATCGAGGTCGGCGACGTGGTCATCCCGGCCGGCGACGGCGTGATCCCGCTGCTGGCCGGCGCGAACCACGACCCGGCCGTCTTCGCCGACCCCGCGGTCATCGACTTCACCCGCGACCGGCGCACCCACGTGGCGTTCGGCTACGGGGTGCACCAGTGCGTCGGGCAGAACCTCGCCCGGGTCGAGCTGCAGGTGGCGCTGGGCACGCTGATCGACCGGATCCCCGGCATGCGGCTCGACGCCGAGATCTCCGCACTGTCGTTCAAGCACGACGCGATCGCCTACACCCCGGACCGGGTGCCGGTCACCTGGTGA
- a CDS encoding ABC transporter ATP-binding protein — MSARALLRPVRGRLILAVALQALSSVSATGVLVAMAMIGDRLLAGAGAVCTIALAGAGAALLSVLCAAAAGALTHLADTGLQLRLRRQLASRLSRVPLSWYAGRGSGAVKKTVHDDVAALHHLVAHTVLDVTAVVVTPLAALVHLATVDPVLAALCVLPAVAGALLFRRAMANAGPQMAAYGRAATEINNAAVEFVDGIAVLKTFGRAGEAHHRYRRAADAFSDFFTTWAAGTTAVTTASQLVVTAPAVLLTVLAAAVPAVAAGVVTPGAVVAFVLLAPAVAAPVATIGRQTQALRTGLSAAGAVADVLRTPVRTPGTAEPDGTTIRLHDVGFGYADGVPVLSGLDLELPPGTVTALVGPSGAGKSTVARLIAGLHEVTTGRITVGGVDVRDLDPAVLHHTVGFVLQDVVLLRASVAENIALARPGATAAQIEAAARTARIHDRIAAAPGGYRAIVGTELVLSGGEAQRLSIARALLADPPVLILDEATAYADPHAEAEIQRALSALTAGRTMLVIAHRLAGIRHADRIVVLDAGRITEQGRHAGLLAAGGRYARMWRAQQLTPALEETA, encoded by the coding sequence GTGAGCGCGCGCGCACTGCTGCGGCCGGTCCGCGGCCGGCTGATCCTCGCGGTGGCACTGCAGGCGCTGTCCAGCGTCTCGGCCACCGGCGTCCTCGTCGCCATGGCGATGATCGGCGACCGGTTGCTGGCCGGCGCCGGCGCGGTCTGCACGATCGCGCTGGCCGGGGCGGGCGCGGCGCTACTGAGCGTGCTGTGCGCCGCGGCCGCCGGCGCGCTCACCCACCTGGCGGACACCGGCCTGCAGCTGCGCCTGCGGCGGCAACTGGCCAGCCGGCTCAGCCGCGTGCCGCTGTCCTGGTACGCCGGGCGTGGTTCCGGCGCGGTGAAGAAGACCGTGCACGACGACGTCGCGGCCCTGCACCACCTGGTCGCACACACCGTGCTCGACGTGACCGCGGTGGTCGTCACGCCGCTGGCCGCACTGGTCCACTTGGCCACGGTCGACCCGGTGCTGGCCGCGCTCTGCGTGCTCCCGGCGGTCGCCGGTGCGCTGCTGTTCCGGCGCGCGATGGCGAACGCGGGCCCGCAGATGGCCGCGTACGGCCGCGCCGCGACGGAGATCAACAACGCCGCGGTCGAGTTCGTCGACGGCATCGCCGTGCTGAAGACGTTCGGCCGGGCCGGCGAGGCCCACCACCGGTACCGGCGGGCGGCGGACGCGTTCAGCGACTTCTTCACCACCTGGGCGGCCGGCACCACCGCGGTCACCACGGCCTCCCAGCTGGTGGTCACGGCACCGGCCGTGCTGCTGACCGTGCTCGCCGCCGCGGTACCGGCCGTCGCGGCCGGTGTGGTCACGCCCGGCGCGGTGGTCGCGTTCGTGCTGCTCGCACCCGCGGTGGCCGCACCGGTCGCCACGATCGGCCGGCAGACCCAGGCACTGCGCACCGGGCTGAGCGCCGCCGGCGCCGTCGCGGACGTGCTGCGCACACCGGTGCGCACGCCCGGCACGGCCGAACCGGACGGGACCACGATCCGGCTGCACGACGTCGGGTTCGGCTACGCCGACGGCGTACCGGTGCTGTCCGGTCTTGATCTGGAACTGCCGCCCGGCACGGTCACCGCGCTGGTCGGCCCGTCCGGGGCCGGGAAGTCCACGGTCGCCCGGCTGATCGCCGGCCTGCACGAGGTGACCACCGGGAGGATCACCGTCGGCGGGGTGGACGTGCGCGACCTCGACCCGGCGGTGCTGCACCACACGGTCGGGTTCGTGCTGCAGGACGTGGTGCTGCTGCGGGCTTCGGTGGCGGAGAACATCGCGCTGGCCCGGCCGGGCGCCACCGCCGCGCAGATCGAGGCCGCGGCCCGCACCGCGCGGATCCACGACCGGATCGCCGCCGCCCCCGGCGGCTATCGGGCGATCGTCGGCACCGAGCTGGTGCTCTCCGGCGGTGAGGCCCAGCGCCTGTCGATCGCCCGGGCACTGCTGGCCGATCCCCCGGTGCTGATCCTGGACGAGGCCACCGCGTACGCCGACCCGCACGCCGAGGCCGAGATCCAGCGTGCGCTGTCCGCGCTCACCGCGGGCCGCACCATGCTCGTCATCGCGCACCGGCTGGCCGGCATCCGCCACGCCGACCGGATCGTGGTGCTCGACGCCGGCCGGATCACCGAACAGGGCCGGCACGCCGGCCTGCTCGCCGCCGGCGGCCGGTACGCCCGCATGTGGCGGGCCCAGCAGCTCACGCCCGCACTGGAGGAGACCGCATGA
- a CDS encoding alpha/beta fold hydrolase — protein MAARRLTRTLTPGPRCRIRRPGPGRPASAPRGIRDPWLNVGGDATHGRVIGWCRGQVGGAELSTIEPCPVHAADDDLADLRRTVFHVVIPALPGSGFSQRPRKQGWNPARTARAWAGLMTGLGHQRFGAHGGDWGASVSAELARLAPERVVGLHLTMPHASPLPGDIATADGAEQAMIAKREEFVRGGMVHVMLQGLRPQTLGYSLLDSPAGLAAWLGEHLDLFAEDNGVAQQRQIDNIALYWFTATGAAAARWYWESAMRWTPQTAEEQNAQTVTVPTAFTLFPAEPFPTAKRWAEHRHKNIIAWNEMDPGGHYPGWEHPDVLVSEVRGAFRTLRG, from the coding sequence GTGGCGGCTCGTCGGCTGACCCGGACGCTGACTCCCGGACCCCGGTGCCGCATCCGCCGGCCGGGTCCGGGTCGCCCGGCGTCCGCGCCGAGGGGGATTCGCGATCCCTGGCTGAACGTCGGCGGCGACGCTACACATGGACGGGTGATCGGCTGGTGCCGCGGTCAGGTAGGGGGAGCAGAGTTGTCCACAATAGAGCCTTGTCCGGTCCACGCCGCGGATGACGATCTGGCGGATCTGCGGCGGACCGTGTTCCACGTGGTGATTCCGGCACTGCCCGGCTCCGGTTTCAGTCAACGGCCGCGGAAGCAGGGCTGGAACCCCGCGCGTACCGCCCGGGCCTGGGCCGGGCTAATGACCGGCCTCGGTCACCAGCGGTTCGGCGCACACGGTGGGGACTGGGGTGCGTCGGTCAGCGCGGAGCTGGCCCGGCTCGCACCGGAGCGGGTCGTGGGCCTGCACCTGACGATGCCGCACGCGTCGCCGCTGCCCGGCGACATCGCCACCGCCGACGGGGCCGAGCAGGCCATGATCGCCAAACGCGAGGAGTTCGTCCGCGGTGGCATGGTGCACGTCATGCTTCAGGGCCTGCGCCCGCAGACCCTCGGCTACTCCCTGCTCGACTCGCCGGCCGGGCTCGCCGCGTGGCTCGGCGAACACCTAGACCTGTTCGCCGAGGACAACGGCGTAGCCCAGCAACGACAGATCGACAACATCGCCCTGTACTGGTTCACCGCGACCGGCGCGGCAGCGGCCCGGTGGTACTGGGAGTCCGCGATGCGGTGGACGCCGCAGACCGCCGAGGAGCAGAACGCCCAGACGGTGACCGTGCCGACCGCGTTCACGCTCTTCCCCGCCGAACCGTTCCCCACGGCCAAGCGCTGGGCCGAACACCGCCACAAGAACATCATCGCCTGGAACGAGATGGACCCTGGTGGCCACTACCCGGGCTGGGAGCACCCGGACGTCCTGGTCTCCGAGGTCCGTGGCGCGTTCCGTACCCTTCGAGGCTGA